TCTGGCAGCTCACCGTGATGCCGGTGGGGAGATGGGTGATGCGCACGGCGGAGTCGGTGGTGTTGACCGATTGCCCCCCGCAGCCCGAGGAGCGGAAAACGTCCACGCGCAGGTCGTCGGGGGTGATCGCGACCTCGACGTCGGTGTCCAGGTCGGGGTAGGCGTAGAGGGCGGCGAAGGAGGTGTGGCGGCGGTGGTTGGCGTCGTAGGGGCTTAATCGCACCAGGCGATGGACGCCGATTTCGCCCCGCAGGTGGCCGAAGACGAGGTCCCCGCGCACGGCGAGGGTGGCCGACTTGATGCCCGCCTCGTCGCCGGGGGTGATTTCCAGCAGCTCCGCCTTCCACCCCTTTAGCTGGAAGTAGCGGGTGTACATGCGCAGGAGCATCTCGGCCCAGTCGGCGGACTCGGTGCCGCCGGCGCCGGGGTGCAGCTCGACGATGGCGTCCTGGTCGTCGTAGGGGCCGGAGAGGAGCGCCTTGGCGGTAAGGGCCAGCGCGCGGTCGGCGAGGCGGTCCAGCTCGTCGGCGATGAGCGCCAGCGCGCTCGCGTCGCCCTCGTCCCGGGCCATCTCCCCCAGCTCCGTGAGTTCGGCGAGCTCTTTTTTCAGGCCCTCGGCGCGGTCGAGTTCCTCGGTCAGGCGGGTGGCCTCGGCGGTGAGCTTGCCGGCCCCCTGGGAATCGCCCCAGAAGCCGGGCTCGGCCATGCGGCGGTTCAGTTCATCGAGCCGGTTGCGCTTGGTCTCCGGGTCAAAGACACCCCCAGAGGTCGGCGACGGCTTTGGTAACGCGCTCCAGGGTGTCGTCGTATTCGGGCATGACGCTCCTCGCGGCGGATTTTTTAAGATTATAGCACGCCGGCTTGGATGTGGAAGCCCCGGCTTAAGTATAATGGACGGTACGGCGTTTCCTTAAAAAAGATAGGGGTTGCGCGATGGACGACGTCTCCCGAATGCGTGACGAGGCCGCCGGGCTCCTGTCGGCCCTGATCCGGTTCAACACCACCAACCCGCCGGGGAACGAGCTCGAGTGCGCCCGGTTCCTCGCGGGCTGGCTCGCCGAACGGGGGGTTCCCGCCGAGGTCGTCCAGAGCTTGCCCGGGCGGGGGAACGTCGCGGCGCTCCTCCCCGGAGATCCTGGCAAGAAGCCGCTCCTGGTGATGGGGCACCTGGACGTGGTGCCGGCGGGCGATTTCGCCAAGTGGAAGCGGGACCCCTTCGGCGGCGAAATCGCCGAGGGGTGCGTCTGGGGCCGGGGGGCCATAGACTGCAAGGGGGTGGTGGCGGCCCAGGCGGTGACGCTGGTGGAGTTGGCGAAAAAAGGCGGCGGCGGGCGGCCGATCCGATTCCTGGCCACGGCGGACGAAGAGGTGGGCGGCGGCGCGGGAATCGGCTGGATAGTCAAGAACCGCCCCGACCTGGCCGACTGCTGGGCCTCACTCACCGAGGGCGGCGGCGAGGTCTACGACATCGGCGACCGGCGCTTCGCCTCCTTCATGATCGGCGAGAAGGGCCAGCTCCGCCTGCGCTTCAACATCCGCGGGACCCAGGAGCACGCCGCCGTGCCGGGTGACCACCAGGCGATGTACGTCCTGGGCGAGGTCCTGCGTAGGCTGGAGAAGCTGCCCCTCGAGTACCGGGTGCTCCCCGCCAATCGGGGGCTCCTGGACCGGCTGGTGGGCGATGACGGGCCCCTGATGCGGCG
This genomic stretch from bacterium harbors:
- a CDS encoding M20/M25/M40 family metallo-hydrolase, with the protein product MDDVSRMRDEAAGLLSALIRFNTTNPPGNELECARFLAGWLAERGVPAEVVQSLPGRGNVAALLPGDPGKKPLLVMGHLDVVPAGDFAKWKRDPFGGEIAEGCVWGRGAIDCKGVVAAQAVTLVELAKKGGGGRPIRFLATADEEVGGGAGIGWIVKNRPDLADCWASLTEGGGEVYDIGDRRFASFMIGEKGQLRLRFNIRGTQEHAAVPGDHQAMYVLGEVLRRLEKLPLEYRVLPANRGLLDRLVGDDGPLMRRLERGDARAWQKFLGDVGRISARLPALFKAIYADTLAPTMVRGSEKLNIIPSEVVLYCDCRLLPGSEPEDRLALFKKLVEDLPVDVAVENSHPASASPPDHPVVEAARELLPTWDPKLELIPTICLGGTDSRQLRWAGYDAYGYVPFPSEPNPEDMPTRVHGLNERLELELLGAFYPSP
- the prfB gene encoding peptide chain release factor 2 (programmed frameshift), translated to MPEYDDTLERVTKAVADLWGCLDPETKRNRLDELNRRMAEPGFWGDSQGAGKLTAEATRLTEELDRAEGLKKELAELTELGEMARDEGDASALALIADELDRLADRALALTAKALLSGPYDDQDAIVELHPGAGGTESADWAEMLLRMYTRYFQLKGWKAELLEITPGDEAGIKSATLAVRGDLVFGHLRGEIGVHRLVRLSPYDANHRRHTSFAALYAYPDLDTDVEVAITPDDLRVDVFRSSGCGGQSVNTTDSAVRITHLPTGITVSCQNERSQKYNKESAMRVLRARLADHYRREREEEIADSKAAKRDISWGSQIRNYVLHPYRLVKDPRTGEETSNVEAVLDGNLDRFVEAYLRWSHGKARNTNG